From a region of the Acetomicrobium sp. S15 = DSM 107314 genome:
- a CDS encoding NAD(P)H-dependent oxidoreductase subunit E, whose amino-acid sequence MGVDENETTKDLRFTLEPVACLGACGLAP is encoded by the coding sequence TTGGGCGTCGATGAAAATGAGACTACTAAAGACCTGCGCTTCACATTAGAACCTGTAGCCTGTTTGGGAGCGTGTGGACTGGCCCCAG